From a single Nicotiana tomentosiformis chromosome 2, ASM39032v3, whole genome shotgun sequence genomic region:
- the LOC104086023 gene encoding probable aquaporin NIP-type isoform X1 has product MAAQIEGIREDEISKLEEGVRADNICASQSNTSIGFCSSPSVVAVAQKLIAEAIGTYFIIFAGCGSVAVNKLYDGSITFPGICVTWGLIVMVMIYSLGHVSGAHFNPAVTIAFTIFRRFSWKLAPLYIIAQLTGSILSSGTLALLLDVTSTSYFGTVPVGSNGQSLAMEIIISFLLMFVVCGVSTDVRAIGELSGLAVGMTITLNVFVAGGCRPISGASMNPARSIGPAIVKQVYKGLWVYIIGPVIGTLAGAFVYNLIRFTNKPLLQLVKSRSFLRS; this is encoded by the exons ATGGCAGCGCAGATTGAAGGTATCCGAGAAGATGAAATCTCCAAACTGGAAGAAGGTGTCCGTGCAGATAATATATGTGCGTCCCAGTCTAACACTAGCATAGGATTTTGTTCATCACCTTCCGTTGTTGCTGTTGCACAAAAG TTGATTGCAGAGGCAATTGGGACgtactttattatatttgcaGGATGTGGATCAGTAGCAGTGAATAAGCTATACGATGGGAGTATTACGTTTCCAGGGATTTGCGTGACATGGGGTCTAATTGTGATGGTTATGATTTACTCTTTGGGACACGTATCTGGAGCTCATTTTAATCCTGCTGTGACGATCGCTTTCACTATCTTCCGTCGTTTCTCATGGAAACTG GCACCTTTGTACATAATAGCTCAACTAACGGGCTCAATTCTATCAAGCGGCACATTAGCACTATTGTTGGACGTCACTTCCACATCTTATTTTGGTACTGTTCCAGTAGGATCTAATGGCCAATCTTTGGCTATGGAAATCATCATTTCCTTCCTCCTAATGTTCGTTGTTTGCGGAGTTTCTACAGATGTTAGAGCG ATAGGAGAACTAAGTGGATTGGCAGTTGGAATGACAATAACCTTGAATGTCTTTGTTGCCGG TGGATGCAGGCCAATTTCAGGAGCATCGATGAATCCAGCAAGGAGCATTGGTCCAGCGATTGTGAAGCAAGTCTATAAAGGTCTTTGGGTGTATATAATTGGGCCAGTCATCGGAACTCTAGCGGGAGCGTTTGTATACAACTTAATTAGATTTACGAATAAACCACTTCTTCAACTAGTTAAAAGTAGATCCTTTCT
- the LOC104086023 gene encoding probable aquaporin NIP-type isoform X2, with protein sequence MAAQIEGIREDEISKLEEGVRADNICASQSNTSIGFCSSPSVVAVAQKLIAEAIGTYFIIFAGCGSVAVNKLYDGSITFPGICVTWGLIVMVMIYSLGHVSGAHFNPAVTIAFTIFRRFSWKLAPLYIIAQLTGSILSSGTLALLLDVTSTSYFGTVPVGSNGQSLAMEIIISFLLMFVVCGVSTDVRAIGELSGLAVGMTITLNVFVAGPISGASMNPARSIGPAIVKQVYKGLWVYIIGPVIGTLAGAFVYNLIRFTNKPLLQLVKSRSFLRS encoded by the exons ATGGCAGCGCAGATTGAAGGTATCCGAGAAGATGAAATCTCCAAACTGGAAGAAGGTGTCCGTGCAGATAATATATGTGCGTCCCAGTCTAACACTAGCATAGGATTTTGTTCATCACCTTCCGTTGTTGCTGTTGCACAAAAG TTGATTGCAGAGGCAATTGGGACgtactttattatatttgcaGGATGTGGATCAGTAGCAGTGAATAAGCTATACGATGGGAGTATTACGTTTCCAGGGATTTGCGTGACATGGGGTCTAATTGTGATGGTTATGATTTACTCTTTGGGACACGTATCTGGAGCTCATTTTAATCCTGCTGTGACGATCGCTTTCACTATCTTCCGTCGTTTCTCATGGAAACTG GCACCTTTGTACATAATAGCTCAACTAACGGGCTCAATTCTATCAAGCGGCACATTAGCACTATTGTTGGACGTCACTTCCACATCTTATTTTGGTACTGTTCCAGTAGGATCTAATGGCCAATCTTTGGCTATGGAAATCATCATTTCCTTCCTCCTAATGTTCGTTGTTTGCGGAGTTTCTACAGATGTTAGAGCG ATAGGAGAACTAAGTGGATTGGCAGTTGGAATGACAATAACCTTGAATGTCTTTGTTGCCGG GCCAATTTCAGGAGCATCGATGAATCCAGCAAGGAGCATTGGTCCAGCGATTGTGAAGCAAGTCTATAAAGGTCTTTGGGTGTATATAATTGGGCCAGTCATCGGAACTCTAGCGGGAGCGTTTGTATACAACTTAATTAGATTTACGAATAAACCACTTCTTCAACTAGTTAAAAGTAGATCCTTTCT